The following are encoded together in the Roseobacter denitrificans OCh 114 genome:
- a CDS encoding sensor histidine kinase, with product MFSQERYAVAGGIVLRLRVVFLSIFLILLATLIVGTSQIKIQKASVKQLTESSVPVFVRAEEMVRNLTQLLLLVQKIDSVSSLDELPPLSEQLQSKLAILRSNKTNISESPISVEITDSILAALSKIDVGFSKVLAEKKEIILHEQNLLQQVESLEEVREDIRASLEDLSYSVALSEGENIQYFQLPIPENTQTQYRLNLVLATTITKISLDVESVVDTAIGLRNIPDADQLYITQQALRAKLRGIVVLIGQLGESSYRTELARSVVDIRNLLFGAGGMVNEVAELLAQRASLETERSAQFVPIETVSRLSDQLTKTAQREIDLAAQKLKAITDNMTIVFTLAAVLSFFAILWTVVFVVEKQINQRMAGLTRSVLAIAGGETDHEVEVSGQDELGKMAKALEVFKLNAKELHRSNAELEKFAYVAAHDLRSPLRAIQDLTEWTLEDEETVLSADGLENMTLLQKRTLRLNNLLSDLLEYARAGQENDDLIHVSLREVVIETAELLDPEKRFQISFQGTCDRVVVFATPVRQILLNLINNAMKHHDREKGKITVTTHCDAGRIIFTVEDDGPGILPQYHGRIFGLFQTLRPRDEVEGSGLGLAIISKLLAHYKGTISVTSDPEIRRGTIFTFDMPEMSADMKAPNLAA from the coding sequence ATGTTTTCGCAAGAAAGATATGCAGTGGCGGGTGGAATCGTTCTTCGCCTTCGCGTTGTGTTCTTGTCGATTTTCCTGATCCTTCTCGCGACATTGATTGTCGGAACCAGCCAGATAAAAATCCAGAAAGCGTCCGTAAAACAGCTGACGGAGTCATCCGTGCCTGTGTTTGTGCGTGCCGAAGAGATGGTGCGCAACCTGACGCAACTCCTGTTGCTGGTTCAGAAAATTGACTCCGTCAGCAGTCTGGACGAATTGCCGCCTTTATCAGAGCAGCTTCAGTCCAAACTCGCCATTCTACGCTCGAACAAAACAAACATTTCAGAGTCGCCGATCTCCGTCGAGATCACAGACAGCATACTGGCCGCGCTGAGCAAAATCGACGTCGGGTTTTCCAAGGTTCTGGCGGAAAAAAAGGAAATCATCCTGCATGAACAGAACCTGTTGCAACAGGTCGAATCCCTCGAAGAGGTGCGGGAAGATATCCGCGCTTCGTTAGAGGATCTCTCTTACAGCGTCGCCCTGTCAGAAGGCGAAAACATACAGTACTTTCAGCTGCCCATTCCTGAAAACACCCAGACACAATACCGGCTGAACTTGGTTCTCGCGACGACGATCACCAAGATTTCGTTGGACGTTGAATCCGTCGTCGATACAGCCATTGGACTGCGAAACATACCTGACGCGGACCAGCTTTACATCACCCAGCAAGCGTTGCGGGCAAAACTGCGCGGGATTGTCGTTTTGATCGGACAGTTGGGGGAAAGCAGCTACCGAACTGAGTTGGCGCGGTCGGTTGTTGATATACGCAATCTGCTTTTCGGTGCGGGGGGCATGGTCAACGAAGTCGCTGAACTATTGGCGCAAAGGGCTTCGCTGGAAACCGAGAGAAGCGCACAGTTCGTGCCGATAGAAACGGTCTCGCGGCTGTCTGATCAGCTGACAAAAACGGCGCAACGCGAAATTGACCTCGCGGCTCAGAAACTCAAAGCGATTACAGACAACATGACCATCGTGTTCACGCTTGCTGCCGTCCTGTCCTTTTTTGCAATTCTCTGGACGGTCGTTTTCGTCGTTGAAAAGCAAATCAATCAGAGAATGGCGGGGCTGACCCGCTCTGTTCTGGCTATCGCAGGGGGTGAGACGGATCACGAGGTGGAAGTGTCGGGGCAGGATGAGCTTGGGAAAATGGCCAAAGCTCTTGAGGTGTTCAAGCTTAACGCGAAAGAGCTGCACCGTTCCAATGCCGAGTTGGAAAAGTTTGCCTATGTTGCAGCACATGACCTGCGTTCCCCTCTGCGCGCAATTCAGGACCTGACCGAATGGACGTTGGAGGATGAGGAAACCGTGCTTTCTGCCGATGGGTTGGAAAACATGACGCTCTTGCAAAAACGAACGCTCCGGTTGAACAACCTGCTTTCCGACCTTCTCGAATACGCGCGCGCAGGTCAGGAAAACGACGATCTGATTCACGTTTCTCTTCGGGAAGTCGTTATTGAAACGGCCGAACTGCTGGACCCTGAGAAACGGTTTCAGATCAGCTTTCAGGGCACCTGCGACAGGGTCGTCGTCTTCGCGACGCCCGTCAGACAAATCCTGCTGAACCTGATCAACAACGCGATGAAACATCACGACAGGGAAAAAGGAAAGATAACCGTGACCACACACTGCGATGCGGGTCGGATCATTTTCACAGTGGAAGATGACGGCCCCGGTATCCTGCCGCAGTACCATGGCCGCATCTTTGGTCTCTTTCAGACACTGAGGCCACGCGATGAGGTGGAAGGCAGTGGACTTGGCCTCGCCATCATCAGCAAACTTTTGGCGCATTACAAAGGCACCATCAGTGTGACCTCAGACCCGGAAATCCGCCGCGGAACCATCTTCACCTTTGATATGCCGGAGATGTCCGCAGACATGAAAGCACCCAATCTGGCTGCTTAG
- a CDS encoding response regulator, with translation MDAEVQKTATQVDTAPVKFLIVDDDQVSVMAIKRALKKLRIINPVLVAKDGQQALDLLRGECGQDKLLPPFLITLDLNMPRMDGFEFLDEVRKDPQLHQAVIFVLSTSDAPKDVDAAYEKNIAGYIVKNDLGNSFIKAINMIDSYARIVELPK, from the coding sequence ATGGATGCTGAAGTACAAAAAACGGCAACACAGGTTGATACCGCGCCGGTGAAGTTCTTGATCGTGGATGACGATCAGGTGAGTGTGATGGCGATCAAACGCGCTTTGAAAAAGCTCAGGATCATCAACCCGGTTCTGGTTGCGAAGGACGGTCAGCAGGCCCTCGATCTGCTCAGAGGTGAATGCGGACAAGACAAGCTTCTTCCGCCCTTTTTGATCACCCTCGATTTGAACATGCCGCGTATGGACGGTTTCGAGTTTCTCGATGAAGTGCGCAAAGACCCGCAATTGCATCAGGCCGTCATCTTCGTGCTTTCCACGTCCGACGCGCCAAAGGACGTCGATGCGGCCTATGAGAAGAACATCGCCGGCTATATTGTAAAGAATGATCTGGGAAACAGTTTTATCAAGGCAATCAACATGATCGACTCCTACGCCAGAATTGTCGAGTTGCCAAAGTGA